One genomic segment of Sanyastnella coralliicola includes these proteins:
- a CDS encoding RHS repeat-associated core domain-containing protein yields the protein MRTTLKNLKIGRVLLLLIACGLSLVSIGQSMEVISPESTGFEDIKEGEGNSYTISIENCTLCVGLRWYVSVNSGTSLLIEGTEILTETVGVELDGDNLVLNTQCGAEGTFISISTDCVGGNPLCLHSVSFVIGDDGIDEVMPILDNLLNEEKVCVDTDFSWQLTSESASATSDAAEYHWTIDSYGQDCDGSYSILDQDITVSTGPELNYQFDSSDPYAVGYHRVTVEAYYTGCDANPYGDSGDIIVMADPGQYSVFEANPLSDLSGINCSSTGMVEVEVATKAETDPCFDYFWANPWLENVQYTLNYNGGSGVTFLNENFTEINSAILPTLGENPEFILAIDDYATSGMVEVTAINSCGTETTAINLSLANPPSPTGPIQGPSSICDSPTDSYSYMVDPVNNASSYTWNIEGGNNAWISSGQGTNQISVNWPDQGTYSLQVTPANSSGCGEGTTQDISIYVHPNDLVEVSQFTIGDGNLASFNSQALFINGCEGQVCVDKQIDHAYVNIRLDMGDIYEYGMNEFGYGLDLQVDFFADAGMTQLLDSKTTDMLINQHEPEEVFRYPFTEIHPETHAILITVSNYSAVNSVGTDAVRLICSYEEEFKYGVSNVSFGGPLVQNTGFYIDTETGKAVMQWSPVGCVEEFPGYQVQLLKLYHEFNGAPGGAMPDNSTLIETQVSGFVDWSQALQVEVEDGATQISLSLMEGTGFYIWRVRPIGNLYSDGLADERNYGVWSTTPEDLSPVAYDNTDGTYDIGTGPVVGYYQQFDEDRNWVYSRSFAENVKIAEQLSFANGLLQSTQNQALSQSNRKVVAQQSVMDYMGRPAVTSMAIPTGQKTLGYIDHFMTESDGVLFTAKHFDRDHQNPNPVDISGNPYFDYYSDLNPDPRIPSSEGYPYTRVRFSNDGTDRAIEQAGLGETFRMRDATSPNSRTTIVHTTAVADDELIRVFGDEAPDAETVVKTITIDPNKVANVTYTSKSGQTIATCLARTGAEGALEHLDSANDDPLIVTQDIESDMMMGPNTIFSSHEVTLVEEPSTVVSIDYSITANDIYALCANYCSSCDYIIEIWVESNSCPELASLGLVATHAIPSSELNCGDPGWTPETWSYVNSWDLPPGTYTFTRKVHVNNVNTDGETPISWLDHHLNLLEEQYQANADAGLSVLQTLLEVGDYDAVLSYLQANGTYDSDGDGYNDVNWNLDDANTYPESVDLEIIPGCYVVSIPVSTCDENYCPSLDAGETLGDYFYNHFVNYWDGQSFVYGDAFLGEYSQAEFVNLINNMVDHPYESTFSTFYQGVDPLESPENVSPVWDQNYQCSEMWMCWMMLTQTYQDTYNALDGSDSSLDYDVVDAFVECQGKRIEGYTLIASKARENAYRWIYYNPAASTACEELIFGCVSPSCLIGDDEASPNLFSGNFASRLAWQDFAACVEGQAPYNGYLSATEPVEDLISVCEDVCETRRDAFETGIIQMIHAQGLYIQDFDENYLVQDYTYGLEYISGSTPIAPVDLANPDFFSYTWSEVQCMVNAMVEHCKGDCQLTPQYDGLGEFLTAGTTEEMNLYQQVMSAGFDIQPTDGSGSCAPGYDVIDETVFSPTNYSIAPVDHEFLDLGLYNNTLVVNYDDLTSAAEDLAWIHFPWLIGVEGFDFNTYIVDTDQDVYDAADGLISLGEAIQLANNAPTGNARILFDLDAYPVVIDLVNELPIITGNIYIDGYSSTGSGFDVSGPVISIRNTNVYSSLNSAILDVEGSLIVSGLGFHVASTYENIAVRTYDLGFGEDTELSFSSAAVYNCVFTSGSGINSKAIVFEGRFNAAMGNVIGTNMAGDPGLSFSLAGIEINPPSIHNLIGGWEVGRGNWIVGGSFGVRNNNAGFQTGNTEGHGTAIHRNSIFNCTKAIGSYSTLGYNYRAVPPMIDINSLTVDHIEGFAADLQTGPASDGLNPCEHCYINLYKTNTIDQAPEYLGTTITDINGEWTFDWLQDHPTYNQGDQLVATVTVSRASLSYFSNGGPEYYTAATPNSDIYDWLAIFGTTSELSDPMTVPACSFEPFCFQWQELTVPAGEYLAIPSCEDLAIQAIELSLDQQNFDFQEEYLDQFEAQYEEECASPENLNDSFQVSYSLGYHHYTLFYYDRAGNLHRTIPPEGVVYTDVDNDLPEHGFITQYGYNSLAQLTHTSTPDGGDKDMFYDAIGQLRYSQDAQQLVDSKLSYSKYDELGRPIESGECDDEDGNPSAHVNNMAWAPNAKEVNRARYSESASIAYQGKAQRYLQNRVSSRVYDEDGDFSTIDDQTANKYSYDVHGNVEWLAQSVPGIGTRFMAYDYDLFSGNVTQFSYSDGEPDQFYHRYEYDADNRLTNVYTSTDEVIWDQDARYVYYKHGPLARLEIGEDKIQGIDYAYTLQGWIKAINHDDLLSSELDDQFADDLFGMVLTYYEGDFVKTNSEFNSLNAGLTPDADRNLYNGNIATWSSNFDYSVLPAGTDLQYQQKTAYKYRYDQLNRIKSGDFQYYVGDPGLGSWNATQDYAVDYSYDANGNIMSLNRNGHGEAGIGMDELSYYYNQGVPMADRKNQLIQVADAISSSGYQTDFEGISSYTYDETGNLISDTEQSIDEIEWNASGKIKRITRTTSGHELSDLEFIYDVDGNRAVKIVKPREYTGLASNNQLVDQDQWIYTYYVRDGSGNITANYTKSTFTYEGGYQETYRLTEQPIYGASRIGVHKRLQEPVVRTIDYIDGFGPMIIEPNTTRVTENSAQWTGYNQTTTMSNATTTITSNEAYLLGYSDDSGAPVQAPGLATVMAQGAVLGENVLLTEDQDGVPVFYSVSFANLNGSSDATLVYNRFGFIMQNLTDEPIIASSNGSMQAAQLGNSSRFALFTVGEDDVVYRHIIDLEEPGFTLFGMNMGAIVETNVPVSSLNHAYKHDLAIIEDHRAGGLIHVYATRTSEDNPFVQEVVVIQMNQGDLTFEEIVLDSYTAGAGSSSTDRNPIRISPNGNLLSFKYDHSLFQDALRTYQLSETMSGAAIISNNVLDMLTIVEDLDFSSSSQSLYVSMSKFGASSNDTYLTGETGTAGLYRTNVLSGSQDPIAAGVGDVRRTINGEMMMVKGAADDIVLVGDADDPSPQPVVSSVLSDDMISVSGWAIAVERDYTSGLSKQVSKIFDNEQQQANFGRALGERSYEIVDHLANSRALFSDKKLIEMVGGEPDVNQSKGDLQAIANHYPFGMQMPSRGFSGDDFRYGFQGQEEDEEFLGGAASYKYRVYDSRIGRFLSLDPLAPNYPHNSPYTFSENVVINSIELEGLEKVYVYNVWYDGEGNKHKKLSHEEINVKASVDQRVYRYYDAQGELYAERTQTIGEGGRGSYIEFSENGFKASAGDVLVASDSGMSHARFEGPSAEAYATSDGYGVHARAEVSVASADFQISTSDGSASLRGDGDFLFAEAHVDLQGTEENPFIGLDVDAGARAGILRGSVGTDMPLLEGLGIRVDFGGSVVSAGGSVNLHAGYSTENDRLEAGFGGALSLLFGLEGRISLYYDPTESSTEDP from the coding sequence TGACAACCTCTTGAATGAGGAAAAGGTGTGTGTAGACACTGATTTTTCATGGCAGTTAACTTCAGAATCTGCTTCAGCCACTAGCGATGCAGCTGAATATCATTGGACCATTGATTCTTATGGACAAGATTGCGATGGTTCCTATTCGATTTTAGATCAAGATATTACAGTCTCGACAGGCCCAGAATTGAACTATCAATTTGACAGTTCTGACCCCTATGCAGTGGGTTATCATCGTGTTACGGTGGAGGCTTATTATACGGGGTGTGATGCCAATCCTTATGGGGATTCGGGAGATATAATCGTGATGGCTGACCCTGGTCAATACAGCGTTTTCGAGGCGAACCCCTTATCTGATCTTTCAGGAATAAATTGTAGCTCAACAGGAATGGTTGAGGTAGAAGTAGCTACGAAAGCAGAGACTGATCCGTGCTTCGATTATTTCTGGGCAAACCCGTGGCTAGAGAACGTTCAATACACCTTAAATTACAATGGAGGTTCTGGTGTTACCTTCCTAAACGAAAACTTCACAGAAATCAATTCTGCTATCCTTCCTACATTAGGTGAGAATCCTGAGTTCATCTTGGCGATTGATGATTATGCTACTTCGGGAATGGTTGAAGTAACTGCTATCAATTCATGTGGTACAGAGACGACCGCAATCAACTTAAGTCTAGCAAATCCTCCAAGTCCAACAGGGCCAATCCAAGGTCCGTCATCCATTTGCGACAGTCCGACTGATTCCTACTCATATATGGTGGATCCTGTCAATAACGCCTCTAGCTATACGTGGAATATAGAAGGAGGAAATAACGCATGGATTTCCTCTGGACAAGGGACGAATCAGATTTCGGTGAATTGGCCTGATCAAGGAACTTATTCTCTTCAGGTTACGCCAGCGAATTCATCAGGATGTGGAGAAGGAACGACGCAAGACATTTCAATATATGTGCACCCGAATGACCTGGTTGAAGTAAGTCAGTTCACTATCGGAGATGGAAATTTGGCAAGCTTTAATTCTCAGGCACTCTTTATCAATGGATGTGAAGGACAAGTTTGCGTTGACAAACAGATTGACCATGCATACGTGAATATCCGTCTTGATATGGGGGATATTTATGAATACGGAATGAATGAATTCGGGTATGGTTTGGACCTACAAGTTGATTTCTTTGCTGACGCAGGAATGACACAGCTATTGGATTCAAAAACGACCGATATGTTGATTAATCAACATGAACCAGAAGAGGTATTTAGGTATCCATTCACAGAAATTCATCCAGAAACACACGCCATTTTAATTACCGTTTCGAATTACAGTGCAGTGAACTCTGTGGGAACCGACGCGGTGCGTTTAATTTGTTCGTACGAAGAAGAGTTCAAATACGGAGTAAGCAACGTCTCTTTCGGAGGACCACTTGTGCAGAACACTGGATTCTACATTGATACTGAAACAGGTAAAGCTGTCATGCAATGGAGTCCGGTAGGTTGTGTTGAAGAGTTCCCGGGTTATCAAGTTCAGTTGCTTAAACTGTACCATGAATTTAACGGGGCACCGGGAGGTGCCATGCCCGATAATTCAACATTAATAGAAACACAAGTCTCTGGATTCGTAGATTGGAGCCAAGCCCTACAGGTTGAGGTAGAAGATGGAGCTACCCAGATTTCGCTATCTCTCATGGAAGGAACGGGATTCTACATTTGGAGAGTAAGGCCAATTGGGAATTTATATTCTGACGGACTGGCAGATGAACGGAATTATGGTGTATGGTCTACAACGCCTGAGGATCTTTCACCCGTAGCTTACGATAATACTGATGGAACCTATGATATCGGCACTGGCCCTGTGGTGGGTTATTACCAACAATTCGATGAAGACCGAAATTGGGTTTACTCACGCTCTTTTGCTGAGAACGTAAAGATTGCAGAGCAATTGTCGTTTGCCAACGGATTGTTGCAATCCACCCAGAATCAAGCGCTAAGTCAGTCAAATCGGAAGGTCGTTGCTCAACAGAGTGTAATGGATTACATGGGACGACCTGCAGTCACTTCAATGGCGATTCCAACCGGACAGAAGACCCTTGGATATATCGATCACTTCATGACAGAATCAGATGGAGTGCTTTTCACTGCAAAGCATTTCGATCGTGACCACCAAAATCCAAATCCAGTCGATATTTCTGGAAATCCTTATTTCGATTACTACAGTGATCTAAATCCAGACCCTAGAATTCCTTCTTCTGAAGGATATCCATACACCCGGGTAAGATTCAGCAATGACGGAACGGACCGTGCTATTGAGCAAGCTGGCTTAGGCGAAACTTTCAGAATGAGAGATGCGACCAGTCCAAATTCAAGAACAACTATAGTGCATACTACAGCAGTGGCTGATGATGAGCTGATTCGTGTATTTGGAGATGAAGCACCAGATGCCGAAACAGTGGTTAAAACGATTACGATTGATCCGAATAAAGTAGCGAACGTGACCTACACCTCTAAATCTGGTCAAACCATTGCAACATGTTTGGCTAGAACAGGAGCTGAAGGCGCATTGGAACATTTGGACAGTGCGAATGATGACCCACTAATAGTGACTCAAGATATTGAGTCTGATATGATGATGGGGCCTAATACCATTTTTTCCTCGCACGAAGTAACACTCGTAGAAGAGCCCAGCACGGTGGTCTCGATAGACTATTCGATTACCGCGAATGACATTTACGCCTTGTGTGCCAATTATTGTTCATCATGTGATTATATCATTGAGATTTGGGTTGAGAGCAATAGCTGTCCTGAACTAGCCAGCTTAGGCTTGGTAGCTACTCACGCCATTCCAAGTTCTGAATTGAACTGTGGTGATCCTGGTTGGACACCTGAGACCTGGAGCTATGTGAATTCGTGGGATTTACCTCCTGGCACATACACCTTCACTAGAAAGGTACATGTCAACAACGTGAACACTGACGGTGAGACTCCGATCTCTTGGCTTGATCATCATTTAAATTTATTAGAGGAACAATACCAAGCCAATGCCGATGCTGGTTTAAGTGTACTCCAAACCTTGCTCGAGGTTGGTGATTATGATGCAGTCTTGTCTTATCTACAGGCCAACGGTACCTATGATTCTGATGGAGACGGTTACAATGATGTGAATTGGAACCTAGATGACGCTAACACCTACCCAGAGTCCGTTGACCTCGAAATTATTCCGGGATGTTATGTCGTTTCTATACCAGTCTCAACTTGCGATGAAAATTACTGCCCGTCACTTGATGCAGGGGAAACGTTAGGCGATTACTTCTACAACCACTTTGTTAACTACTGGGATGGTCAGTCGTTTGTATACGGTGATGCTTTCCTTGGAGAATATTCTCAGGCAGAGTTTGTGAATTTGATCAACAACATGGTGGATCACCCTTACGAGAGCACTTTTAGCACTTTCTATCAAGGAGTGGATCCTTTGGAATCTCCGGAAAATGTATCTCCTGTGTGGGATCAAAACTACCAATGCTCTGAGATGTGGATGTGCTGGATGATGCTCACCCAGACTTATCAAGACACTTACAATGCATTGGATGGTTCAGACTCCAGTCTAGACTACGATGTCGTAGATGCCTTTGTAGAATGCCAAGGCAAACGCATTGAAGGTTACACGCTCATCGCCTCTAAGGCCCGCGAGAACGCCTACCGATGGATTTACTACAACCCTGCCGCGAGCACCGCATGCGAAGAACTAATTTTCGGTTGTGTCTCTCCGTCTTGTTTAATCGGGGACGATGAAGCCTCACCGAATTTATTCTCGGGGAATTTCGCTTCGCGTTTGGCGTGGCAAGACTTCGCGGCATGTGTCGAAGGTCAAGCTCCCTACAATGGGTATTTATCTGCGACGGAACCTGTAGAAGATCTCATTTCTGTTTGTGAAGATGTATGTGAAACACGAAGAGATGCCTTCGAGACAGGCATTATTCAAATGATTCATGCACAAGGATTGTATATCCAAGACTTCGATGAGAACTATCTCGTTCAGGATTACACATATGGCTTAGAATACATTTCAGGGAGCACACCTATTGCCCCGGTAGATTTGGCCAACCCTGATTTTTTCAGCTACACGTGGTCAGAGGTACAGTGCATGGTCAATGCCATGGTCGAACATTGTAAAGGAGACTGTCAATTAACTCCTCAGTACGACGGATTGGGAGAGTTTTTAACTGCTGGAACCACTGAAGAAATGAACTTGTATCAACAAGTGATGTCGGCTGGATTTGATATCCAACCTACTGATGGGTCTGGCTCATGTGCACCAGGATATGATGTGATCGATGAAACAGTCTTTTCACCAACCAACTACTCCATTGCTCCTGTAGACCATGAATTCCTGGATTTGGGGTTGTACAACAATACACTAGTAGTCAATTACGACGATTTAACCTCAGCTGCAGAAGATCTTGCATGGATACACTTTCCTTGGTTGATAGGAGTTGAAGGGTTTGATTTCAATACATATATAGTCGATACAGATCAAGATGTCTACGATGCAGCAGATGGGCTCATTTCTCTAGGAGAAGCCATTCAACTGGCTAATAATGCACCTACAGGCAACGCACGAATACTCTTTGATTTGGACGCATATCCTGTAGTCATCGATCTTGTCAACGAGCTACCTATCATTACAGGAAACATATATATCGATGGATACTCTTCGACTGGATCTGGATTTGATGTTTCAGGCCCTGTAATCAGCATAAGAAATACCAACGTTTATTCCTCGTTGAATTCTGCAATTCTTGATGTGGAGGGGAGTCTAATCGTCTCTGGCCTAGGTTTTCATGTGGCATCTACTTATGAAAATATTGCGGTAAGAACGTACGATTTAGGCTTCGGTGAAGATACTGAATTATCTTTCTCAAGTGCTGCAGTGTACAACTGTGTTTTTACTTCCGGATCTGGAATTAACTCCAAGGCGATCGTATTTGAAGGTAGGTTCAATGCAGCGATGGGTAATGTTATTGGGACCAATATGGCAGGAGATCCAGGCCTAAGTTTCAGTTTAGCAGGCATTGAAATTAACCCACCAAGTATTCATAACCTCATTGGTGGCTGGGAAGTCGGCAGAGGGAACTGGATCGTTGGCGGAAGCTTCGGCGTGAGAAATAACAACGCTGGATTCCAAACAGGCAATACTGAAGGTCATGGTACCGCGATTCATCGAAATAGTATTTTCAATTGCACCAAGGCAATTGGTTCTTACTCAACTTTAGGTTATAACTACCGAGCGGTACCACCAATGATCGATATTAACTCGCTAACGGTTGATCATATTGAGGGTTTCGCGGCAGACTTACAGACCGGGCCTGCTTCAGACGGATTGAATCCATGTGAACACTGTTACATCAATTTGTACAAGACCAATACGATTGATCAAGCTCCTGAATATCTTGGGACAACAATCACTGATATAAATGGAGAGTGGACTTTCGATTGGTTACAGGACCACCCAACATATAACCAAGGAGATCAACTTGTTGCAACGGTAACCGTTTCAAGGGCATCATTGTCTTATTTCTCCAATGGAGGGCCAGAATATTACACAGCGGCCACGCCAAATAGTGATATCTACGATTGGCTTGCAATCTTCGGCACTACATCTGAACTATCAGATCCTATGACAGTTCCTGCGTGTAGCTTCGAACCATTCTGTTTCCAATGGCAAGAATTGACCGTTCCAGCAGGTGAATACCTTGCGATTCCTTCGTGTGAAGATTTAGCTATTCAAGCGATTGAGCTTTCTCTTGATCAACAGAATTTCGACTTTCAAGAAGAATACTTAGATCAATTTGAAGCGCAGTACGAAGAAGAGTGTGCATCACCTGAGAACTTGAATGACTCATTCCAAGTGAGTTATTCATTAGGGTACCACCATTACACGCTATTCTACTATGACCGTGCTGGAAATCTACATCGAACGATACCACCGGAAGGAGTGGTTTACACGGATGTTGATAACGATCTGCCAGAACATGGCTTTATCACGCAGTATGGATATAACAGTCTAGCGCAACTAACCCATACTTCAACTCCGGATGGGGGAGATAAGGATATGTTCTACGATGCCATTGGTCAATTGCGCTATTCTCAAGATGCTCAACAGTTGGTGGACAGTAAACTGTCCTACTCAAAATATGATGAATTAGGGCGTCCAATTGAGTCGGGGGAATGTGATGACGAAGACGGTAACCCAAGTGCCCATGTCAATAACATGGCTTGGGCTCCTAATGCGAAAGAAGTAAATAGAGCACGATACTCCGAATCAGCGTCAATTGCTTACCAAGGCAAAGCTCAAAGATATCTGCAGAACCGGGTCAGTTCACGTGTCTATGATGAAGATGGTGATTTCAGTACAATCGATGATCAGACGGCTAATAAATACAGTTACGATGTTCACGGGAATGTAGAATGGCTCGCTCAATCGGTTCCCGGAATTGGTACGCGATTCATGGCGTACGATTATGATTTGTTCTCCGGCAATGTAACCCAATTCAGTTACAGCGATGGGGAGCCAGATCAATTCTATCATCGATATGAGTACGACGCTGACAATCGACTGACTAACGTATACACATCTACGGATGAGGTGATTTGGGATCAAGACGCACGATATGTTTATTACAAACACGGACCTCTTGCCCGTCTTGAAATAGGTGAGGATAAAATTCAAGGAATTGATTACGCTTACACGCTTCAAGGGTGGATTAAAGCGATTAACCACGACGATCTTCTTTCCAGTGAACTGGATGATCAGTTTGCGGATGATTTGTTCGGAATGGTGCTGACGTACTATGAAGGAGACTTCGTGAAGACAAATTCTGAGTTTAATAGCCTTAACGCTGGGCTCACCCCAGATGCCGATCGTAATCTCTATAACGGAAACATTGCTACTTGGTCTTCGAACTTCGACTATTCTGTTCTTCCAGCAGGAACTGATCTTCAATACCAACAGAAGACTGCCTACAAGTACCGCTATGACCAGTTAAATCGAATCAAGTCAGGAGATTTCCAATACTATGTAGGTGATCCTGGGCTGGGTTCTTGGAATGCGACACAAGACTATGCCGTTGATTATTCCTACGATGCCAATGGCAATATCATGTCTTTGAACAGGAATGGTCACGGCGAAGCAGGAATCGGTATGGATGAATTGTCCTATTACTATAACCAAGGGGTGCCAATGGCTGATCGCAAGAATCAGTTAATTCAAGTAGCTGATGCCATTTCTTCTAGTGGATACCAAACCGATTTTGAGGGAATTTCTAGTTACACTTACGATGAAACTGGAAATCTAATTTCCGATACGGAACAATCCATAGATGAGATAGAATGGAATGCGAGTGGTAAGATCAAGCGTATTACTAGGACCACAAGTGGGCATGAACTTAGCGACCTCGAATTCATCTATGATGTAGATGGGAATAGAGCGGTGAAAATCGTAAAACCACGAGAGTACACTGGGCTTGCTTCCAATAACCAGTTGGTTGATCAAGACCAATGGATATATACCTATTACGTTCGTGACGGTTCGGGAAATATCACCGCCAATTACACAAAGTCAACTTTCACCTATGAAGGTGGCTACCAAGAAACGTATCGACTGACAGAACAACCAATTTATGGAGCAAGTCGAATAGGTGTACACAAACGCCTACAAGAACCAGTAGTACGAACGATTGATTACATCGATGGTTTTGGACCAATGATTATAGAGCCGAATACCACTCGTGTAACTGAAAATTCTGCGCAATGGACAGGGTACAATCAAACAACCACCATGTCGAATGCCACCACAACGATTACTTCGAACGAGGCCTATTTGTTGGGTTACTCAGATGATTCAGGGGCACCCGTTCAAGCACCTGGTCTGGCCACGGTGATGGCTCAAGGAGCGGTCCTAGGAGAAAATGTCTTGCTGACTGAAGACCAAGATGGGGTTCCGGTATTCTATAGTGTGTCTTTCGCTAACTTGAATGGTTCAAGCGACGCTACACTGGTATACAACCGTTTCGGTTTCATCATGCAGAACCTAACAGATGAACCAATCATTGCTTCCTCGAACGGTTCAATGCAAGCAGCGCAATTAGGGAATTCTTCACGGTTTGCACTATTCACTGTAGGTGAAGATGATGTTGTATACCGCCACATTATAGACTTGGAAGAGCCTGGGTTCACATTATTCGGAATGAACATGGGCGCGATCGTGGAAACAAACGTTCCTGTGAGTTCGCTAAATCACGCTTACAAGCACGATCTCGCGATCATTGAAGATCATCGTGCTGGTGGATTGATTCATGTCTATGCCACTAGAACAAGTGAGGATAACCCATTCGTTCAAGAAGTTGTGGTCATACAGATGAACCAAGGAGACTTGACGTTCGAGGAGATTGTCCTAGACTCCTATACAGCTGGAGCGGGCTCTTCTTCGACAGATCGAAACCCGATCCGTATCTCACCGAACGGGAATCTGCTGTCTTTCAAATATGACCATTCATTGTTTCAAGATGCGCTGAGAACTTATCAGCTCTCTGAAACAATGTCTGGTGCCGCCATTATTTCGAATAATGTTCTTGACATGCTTACCATTGTTGAAGACTTAGACTTTTCTTCTTCATCACAATCATTGTATGTATCAATGAGCAAGTTTGGGGCGAGTAGTAACGATACTTACCTCACAGGTGAAACGGGAACTGCAGGATTGTACAGAACGAATGTACTTAGTGGAAGCCAAGACCCTATTGCCGCAGGAGTGGGAGATGTTCGAAGAACAATAAATGGTGAAATGATGATGGTAAAAGGTGCAGCCGACGATATAGTTCTCGTGGGGGATGCTGATGATCCATCGCCGCAACCAGTAGTTTCTTCTGTGCTAAGCGATGATATGATTTCTGTTAGCGGATGGGCTATTGCTGTAGAACGTGATTACACATCGGGTCTTTCAAAACAGGTTAGTAAGATTTTTGACAACGAACAGCAGCAGGCAAACTTTGGCCGGGCATTAGGTGAAAGATCCTATGAAATAGTGGATCACTTGGCAAATAGTAGAGCTCTGTTCAGTGACAAGAAATTAATAGAAATGGTGGGTGGCGAGCCAGATGTAAACCAGTCAAAAGGAGATTTGCAAGCAATTGCAAATCACTATCCATTCGGTATGCAGATGCCTAGTAGAGGGTTCTCAGGTGATGACTTCAGGTACGGCTTCCAAGGGCAAGAGGAAGATGAAGAGTTCTTAGGCGGAGCAGCCAGTTACAAATATCGCGTGTATGATTCGAGAATTGGTCGATTCTTAAGCTTGGATCCATTAGCTCCGAATTATCCTCATAATTCTCCATACACCTTTTCTGAAAATGTAGTAATAAACTCAATTGAACTTGAAGGGCTTGAAAAAGTATATGTCTACAATGTATGGTATGATGGTGAAGGAAATAAGCATAAGAAGCTATCTCATGAAGAAATCAATGTCAAGGCGTCAGTTGACCAAAGGGTATATCGATATTATGACGCGCAAGGTGAATTGTATGCAGAAAGAACCCAGACTATTGGAGAAGGCGGAAGGGGTAGTTACATAGAATTCAGCGAAAATGGTTTTAAAGCGAGTGCTGGAGATGTTTTAGTTGCTAGTGATAGTGGCATGAGTCATGCCAGATTTGAAGGGCCTAGTGCTGAAGCATATGCAACTTCTGATGGCTATGGTGTTCATGCACGAGCAGAAGTATCCGTTGCATCAGCCGATTTTCAGATTAGTACATCGGATGGAAGCGCTAGCCTCCGAGGAGATGGTGATTTTTTATTCGCTGAGGCTCACGTGGACCTTCAAGGAACAGAAGAGAATCCGTTTATCGGCTTAGACGTAGATGCCGGTGCCAGAGCTGGAATATTGAGAGGGTCAGTAGGCACAGATATGCCGCTTTTGGAAGGATTGGGAATTAGGGTAGATTTCGGTGGGTCTGTGGTATCTGCAGGAGGGTCTGTCAATCTTCATGCGGGTTACAGCACAGAAAATGACAGACTTGAAGCAGGGTTTGGGGGAGCTTTGAGTCTTTTATTTGGTCTTGAAGGGAGAATATCCTTGTACTACGATCCAACAGAAAGTAGCACCGAGGACCCTTAA